A region of Coccinella septempunctata chromosome 5, icCocSept1.1, whole genome shotgun sequence DNA encodes the following proteins:
- the LOC123312757 gene encoding 60S ribosomal protein L10, whose protein sequence is MSFHFNVNRSPSFFIPFCSNTNKVKMGRRPARCYRYCKNKPYPKSRFCRGVPDPKIRIFDLGKKKAGVEDFPLCVHLVSDEYEQLSSEALEAGRICCNKYLVKHCGKDQFHIRMRLHPFHVIRINKMLSCAGADRLQTGMRGAFGKPQGTVARVHIGQPIMSVRSSDRFKAQVIEALRRAKFKFPGRQKIYVSKKWGFTKYEKDQYEQLKNEGRLQPDGSNVKYRPEHGPLNDWKKVQEQLKREN, encoded by the exons ATGTCATTTCACTTTAACGTCAACAGATCACCGTCCTTTTTCATCCCATTTTGCTCCAACACAAACAAG gtCAAGATGGGAAGACGACCAGCTAGATG TTATCGGTACTGCAAAAACAAACCGTATCCCAAATCACGGTTTTGCAGAGGTGTGCCAGATCCTAAAATCCGTATCTTTGACTTGGGCAAGAAAAAAGCTGGAGtcgaagattttccactatgcGTTCATTTAGTATCAGATGAATATGAGCAGCTCAGTTCTGAGGCTCTTGAAGCAGGACGTATTTGTTGCAACAAATACCTTGTTAAACATTGTGGTAAAGATCAGTTCCATATCCGTATGAGGCTGCATCCATTCCATGTTATCAGAATCAACAAGATGTTGTCCTGTGCCGGAGCTGATAG GCTCCAAACTGGTATGAGAGGTGCTTTTGGGAAACCTCAGGGTACTGTTGCTAGGGTTCACATTGGACAGCCCATCATGAGCGTCCGATCCTCAGATAGGTTCAAGGCTCAAGTTATTGAGGCTTTGAGGCGTGCCAAGTTCAAGTTCCCTGGTCGTCAAAAGATCTACGTCTCCAAAAAGTGGGGTTTCACCAAATATGAGAAAGATCAGTATGAGCAACTGAAAAATGAGGGAAGGTTGCAACCTGATGGTAGTAATGTTAAATATAGGCCTGAGCATGGACCATTGAATGATTGGAAGAAGGTACAAGAACAACTGAAGAGGGAAAACTAA
- the LOC123312756 gene encoding hsc70-interacting protein-like, translating into MGCPFDQDAIEKLKAFTDVCRNNTDILHLPALSFFKEFIESFGGIIPAPKMSAKTEESKTEPKPKATEYESDPESDLELDREGCIDPDELVDIEMGGEKEELTDEEMEKAQELRRKAIEFFNEGKLEDSISTFSEAIKVDPTSALLFSKRGQAHLKLNKPKACIRDCTKALELNPDSAAAYKFRGRAYRLLGEWEQAAKDLRQACKIDFDEQSDEWLKEVTPNAKKIEQHRLRNERKKLEKEEREKLERIQKAREARAKAAQESQQQGNIPPMGNMPGMDGLNMGDFNDILKDPEVMAALQDPDVAAAFRDISSNPANLMKYQSNPKIMSLVLKLSSKMNLGAMGGGFPGTFPGAGFAPPKSAPPNNAFQDDNLD; encoded by the exons ATGGGTTGTCCATTTGATCAAGACgctattgaaaaattgaaagctTTCACCGACGTCTGCAGAAATAATACAGATATTTTACATCTTCCGGcattaagttttttcaaagaatttatAGAATCATTTGGTGGGATCATTCCTGCTCCTAAAATGTCGGCTAAGACTGAAGAATCCAAGACTGAACCCAAACCGAAAGCAACCGAGTATGAAAGTGATCCTGAATCTGATTTAGAGCTTGATAGAGAAGGCTGCATCGATCCTGATGAGCTTGTTGACATTGAAATGGGAGGTGAAAAAGAAGAACTTACAGATGAGGAGATGGAAAAAGCTCAAGAACTCAGACGCAAAGCTATCGAGTTCTTCAATGAGGGAAAATTGGAGGACTCCATCTCCACTTTTTCTGAAGCCATTAAAGTAGACCCAACTTCAGCATTATTATTTTCTAAGAGAGGACAGGCTCATCTGAAATTGAATAAACCAAAGGCTTGTATAAGAGATTGCACCAAAGCTTTAGAACTGAACCCTGATTCTGCAGCTGCCTATAAATTTAGGGGCAGGGCTTACAGGTTGTTGGGAGAATGGGAGCAAGCTGCTAAGGACTTGAGACAGGCTTGCAAAATAGATTTTGATGAACAGTCAGATGAGTGGTTGAAAGAG GTAACACCAAATGCCAAGAAAATTGAACAACATCGTTTGAGGAATGAACGTAAAAAACTGGAGAAGGAGGAACGTGAAAAGTTGGAGAGAATTCAGAAAGCTAGGGAAGCAAGAGCTAAGGCTGCTCAAGAAAGTCAGCAGCAAGGCAACATTCCTCCTATGGGAAATATGCCTGGCATGGATGGTCTGAATATGGGAGATTTCAATGATATCTTAAAAGATCCTGAAGTAATGGCTGCCTTACAG GATCCTGATGTAGCTGCTGCATTTAGGGATATCTCTTCGAATCCAGCAAATTTGATGAAGTATCAATCAAATCCCAAAATAATGAGCCTGGTCTTGAAGTTATCATCTAAAATGAATCTTGGAGCTATGGGTGGAGGTTTCCCTGGGACGTTCCCAGGAGCTGGTTTCGCTCCTCCCAAAAGTGCACCCCCAAACAATGCTTTCCAAGATGACAATTTGGAttaa
- the LOC123312758 gene encoding golgin subfamily A member 7 → MLCYMMANHHSHGARPDETDQMAPPQYLKVFIQRDYSEGTLVKFQTRFPQELEGRLEKQVFETTINKLNAYFQEAERATCSSYCEGCLACLTAYLIYLCKETHYEKSLKKISKYIAEQNERVYEPRGLKLTDPAMRGLRVIEISCLDRPPNA, encoded by the exons ATGTTGTGCTACATGATGGCGAACCACCACAGTCATGGGGCTAGACCAGATGAAACTGATCAAATGGCACCACCCCAATATCTTAAAGTGTTCATTCAAAGAGACTACAGTGAAGGTACCTTAGTTAAGTTTCAAACTAGATTCCCACAAGAATTGGAAGGAAGA TTGGAGAAACAAGTTTTTGAAACAACTATCAACAAATTAAACGCCTATTTTCAAGAAGCAGAAAGAGCAACTTGCTCATCATATTGTGAAGGATGCTTAGCATGTTTAACAGCTTATCTTATTTATCTATGTAAAGAAACACACTATGAAAAG AGTTTGAAGAAAATATCCAAATATATAGCAGAACAAAATGAAAGGGTTTATGAACCAAGAGGTTTGAAACTTACTGATCCAGCAATGAGGGGACTTCGTGTAATAGAGATCAGCTGTCTGGATAGGCCACCCAACGCATGA
- the LOC123312755 gene encoding dihydrolipoyl dehydrogenase, mitochondrial — protein sequence MQTALRKSSSTLLPKSMKHLRKGYLNNLYRLYSSGQDADLVVIGSGPGGYVASIKAAQLGLKTVCIEKDPTLGGTCLNVGCIPSKALLNNSHYYHMAHSGDLASRGIITDGVRLDLEKLMAQKTNAVKSLTGGIAQLFKKNKVDLIKGHGKITGVNQVTALKEDGSTEVVNTKYIMIATGSEVTPFPGIEIDEEQIVSSTGALSLKEVPKKFIVIGAGVIGLELGSVWSRLGAEVTAVEFLPSIGGMGIDSEVSKSLQKILTKQGLSFKLNTKVMGAQKTGGIVKVQVEDAKDSSKTEELECDVLLVCVGRRPYTTNLGLEDMGIERDQKGRVPVNGNFQTVIPNIYAIGDCIHGPMLAHKAEDEGILCVEGILGGPCHIDYNCVPSVIYTHPEVGWVGKTEEDLKNEGVQYKIGKFPYLANSRAKCNNESDGFVKVLSCKETDRILGTHIIGPCAGELINEAVLAQEYGASAEDVARVCHAHPTCAEALREANTAAAFGKPINF from the exons ATGCAGACAGCTCTAAGGAAGTCTTCTTCAACTTTATTG CCCAAATCCATGAAACACCTGAGGAAAGGatatttaaataatttatatcGATTATATTCTTCTGGTCAAGATGCTGATCTAGTTGTTATTGGTTCTGGCCCTGGTGGATATGTTGCTTCCATAAAAGCAGCCCAACTGGGGTTGAAAACAGTATGCATAGAAAAAGACCCAACACTAGGCGGTACATGTTTAAATGTAGGATGTATACCTTCGAAAGCATTATTGAACAATTCTCATTACTATCACATGGCCCATTCTGGGGACCTAGCATCCAGAGGAATTATCA CCGATGGTGTACGATTAGATTTAGAAAAACTTATGGCTCAGAAAACCAATGCAGTCAAATCTCTTACTGGCGGAATAGCCCAACTTTTTAAGAAGAATAAGGTAGATCTTATCAAAGGGCATGGCAAAATAACTGGGGTAAATCAAGTAACAGCCCTAAAAGAAGATGGCTCTACAGAAGTAGTTAACACAAAATACATCATGATAGCAACGGGGTCTGAAGTAACACCATTCCCAGGCATTGAA ATAGATGAAGAACAGATTGTTTCTTCAACTGGAGCACTGTCACTGAAGGAAGTTCCCAAAAAGTTCATTGTTATTGGTGCTGGTGTTATTGGTCTTGAATTG GGTTCAGTTTGGTCAAGATTAGGAGCTGAAGTGACTGCTGTTGAATTTCTTCCTTCAATTGGTGGCATGGGAATCGACAGTGAAGTGTCAAAATCCCTACAAAAAATTTTAACGAAGCAAGGTTTGAGTTTTAAATTGAACACAAAGGTTATGGGAGCCCAGAAAACTGGAGGAATTGTGAAGGTTCAAGTGGAAGATGCCAAAGACTCTAGCAAAACGGAAGAA ctaGAATGCGATGTTTTACTAGTTTGTGTTGGACGTAGACCTTACACCACAAATCTTGGACTTGAAGATATGGGTATAGAAAGGGACCAAAAGGGCAGAGTACCTGTAAACGGTAACTTCCAAACTGTCATTCCAAATATTTACGCTATAGGAGACTGTATCCATGGACCCATGTTGGCCCACAAAGCCGAAGACGAAG GTATTCTTTGTGTGGAAGGAATTTTGGGTGGACCCTGCCATATCGATTACAATTGTGTTCCGTCAGTTATTTACACCCATCCAGAAGTTGGTTGGGTTGGAAAAACAGAGGAAGATCTGAAAAATGAAGGtgttcaatataaaattggaaaattccCCTACTTGGCAAACTCTAGGGCAAAATGTAACAATGAAAGTGACGGATTTGTTAAAGTTCTGTCCTGTAAAGAAACTGACCGTATCTTGG GAACTCATATAATTGGTCCTTGTGCTGGAGAATTGATAAATGAAGCAGTTTTGGCACAAGAATACGGAGCTTCAGCAGAAGATGTTGCCAGGGTTTGTCACGCACATCCAACTTGTGCAGAAGCCCTGAGGGAAGCCAACACAGCAGCAGCTTTCGGAAAACCCATAAATTTCTAA